Proteins encoded together in one Balaenoptera musculus isolate JJ_BM4_2016_0621 chromosome 6, mBalMus1.pri.v3, whole genome shotgun sequence window:
- the FCN2 gene encoding ficolin-2 isoform X4, translating into MKAPARSTPLPSTCWPPCGVLGPEPGMKGRCAPSSRGERGSPGVPGKAGPAGPKGTKGDRGEKGAGGEKGEPGQLHSCATGPRTCKELLTRGHFLSGWHTIYLPDCRPLTVLCDMDVDGGGWTVFQRRSDGSVDFYRDWTAYKQGFGSQLGEFWLGNDNIHALTAQGSSELRVDLMDFEGNHEFAKYQSFKMAGEAEKYKLVLGAFVEGSAGDSLTSHNNHAFSTKDQDNDKNTANCAVQYQGAWWYNNCHVSNLNGRYLGGPHESFANGINWRSGKGYNYSYKVSEMKVRAT; encoded by the exons ATGAAGGCCCCCGCGCGCTCCACACCTCTCCCGTCGACGTGCTGGCCCCCTTGTGGGGTTTTGGGCCCCGAGCCTGGTATGAAGGGCAGGTGTGCACCCAGCTCAAGGG GGGAACGAGGTTCTCCCGGAGTCCCTGGGAAGGCAGGGCCGGCCGGGCCCAAAGGTACCAAAG GAGACCGAGGGGAAAAGGGCGCGGGCGGAGAGAAAG GAGAGCCGGGGCAGCTTCATTCCTGTGCCACAG GACCTCGGACCTGTAAGGAGCTGCTCACCAGGGGGCACTTTCTGAGTGGCTGGCACACCATCTACCTGCCCGACTGCCGGCCCCTGACCGTGCTGTGTGACATGGACGTGGACGGCGGGGGGTGGACC GTTTTCCAGCGAAGGAGTGACGGCTCCGTGGACTTCTACCGGGACTGGACCGCGTACAAGCAGGGCTTCGGCAGTCAGCTGGGAGAGTTCTGGCTGGGGAATGACAACATCCACGCCCTGACCGCCCAGG GAAGCAGCGAGCTCCGGGTAGACCTCATGGACTTTGAGGGCAACCACGAATTTGCCAAGTACCAGTCATTCAAGATGGCGGGTGAGGCAGAGAAGTACAAGCTGGTCCTGGGAGCCTTTGTCGAGGGCAGCGCAG GTGATTCCCTGACGTCCCACAACAACCACGCCTTCTCCACCAAAGACCAAGACAACGACAAAAATACTGCAAATTGTGCGGTGCAGTACCAGGGGGCCTGGTGGTATAACAACTGTCATGTGTCAAACCTGAACGGTCGCTACCTTGGGGGGCCCCACGAGAGCTTTGCAAACGGCATCAActggaggtcagggaaggggTACAACTACAGCTACAAGGTGTCGGAGATGAAGGTGCGGGCCACCTAG
- the FCN2 gene encoding ficolin-2 isoform X2, giving the protein MEQRGVAMAIRPAVLAIAFLGAVASAPDTCPEVKLVGLEGSDKLSILRGCPGLPGPAGPKGEAGASGQKGERGSPGVPGKAGPAGPKGDRGEKGAGGEKGEPGQLHSCATGPRTCKELLTRGHFLSGWHTIYLPDCRPLTVLCDMDVDGGGWTVFQRRSDGSVDFYRDWTAYKQGFGSQLGEFWLGNDNIHALTAQGSSELRVDLMDFEGNHEFAKYQSFKMAGEAEKYKLVLGAFVEGSAGDSLTSHNNHAFSTKDQDNDKNTANCAVQYQGAWWYNNCHVSNLNGRYLGGPHESFANGINWRSGKGYNYSYKVSEMKVRAT; this is encoded by the exons AGGTGAAGCTGGTGGGTCTGGAGGGCTCCGACAAGCTCTCCATCCTCCGAGGCTGCCCGGGGCTGCCCGGACCCGCAGGGCCCAAGGGAGAGGCAGGCGCCAGTGGACAGAAGG GGGAACGAGGTTCTCCCGGAGTCCCTGGGAAGGCAGGGCCGGCCGGGCCCAAAG GAGACCGAGGGGAAAAGGGCGCGGGCGGAGAGAAAG GAGAGCCGGGGCAGCTTCATTCCTGTGCCACAG GACCTCGGACCTGTAAGGAGCTGCTCACCAGGGGGCACTTTCTGAGTGGCTGGCACACCATCTACCTGCCCGACTGCCGGCCCCTGACCGTGCTGTGTGACATGGACGTGGACGGCGGGGGGTGGACC GTTTTCCAGCGAAGGAGTGACGGCTCCGTGGACTTCTACCGGGACTGGACCGCGTACAAGCAGGGCTTCGGCAGTCAGCTGGGAGAGTTCTGGCTGGGGAATGACAACATCCACGCCCTGACCGCCCAGG GAAGCAGCGAGCTCCGGGTAGACCTCATGGACTTTGAGGGCAACCACGAATTTGCCAAGTACCAGTCATTCAAGATGGCGGGTGAGGCAGAGAAGTACAAGCTGGTCCTGGGAGCCTTTGTCGAGGGCAGCGCAG GTGATTCCCTGACGTCCCACAACAACCACGCCTTCTCCACCAAAGACCAAGACAACGACAAAAATACTGCAAATTGTGCGGTGCAGTACCAGGGGGCCTGGTGGTATAACAACTGTCATGTGTCAAACCTGAACGGTCGCTACCTTGGGGGGCCCCACGAGAGCTTTGCAAACGGCATCAActggaggtcagggaaggggTACAACTACAGCTACAAGGTGTCGGAGATGAAGGTGCGGGCCACCTAG
- the FCN2 gene encoding ficolin-2 isoform X3 translates to MEQRGVAMAIRPAVLAIAFLGAVASAPDTCPEVKLVGLEGSDKLSILRGCPGLPGPAGPKGEAGASGQKGDRGEKGAGGEKGEPGQLHSCATGPRTCKELLTRGHFLSGWHTIYLPDCRPLTVLCDMDVDGGGWTVFQRRSDGSVDFYRDWTAYKQGFGSQLGEFWLGNDNIHALTAQGSSELRVDLMDFEGNHEFAKYQSFKMAGEAEKYKLVLGAFVEGSAGDSLTSHNNHAFSTKDQDNDKNTANCAVQYQGAWWYNNCHVSNLNGRYLGGPHESFANGINWRSGKGYNYSYKVSEMKVRAT, encoded by the exons AGGTGAAGCTGGTGGGTCTGGAGGGCTCCGACAAGCTCTCCATCCTCCGAGGCTGCCCGGGGCTGCCCGGACCCGCAGGGCCCAAGGGAGAGGCAGGCGCCAGTGGACAGAAGG GAGACCGAGGGGAAAAGGGCGCGGGCGGAGAGAAAG GAGAGCCGGGGCAGCTTCATTCCTGTGCCACAG GACCTCGGACCTGTAAGGAGCTGCTCACCAGGGGGCACTTTCTGAGTGGCTGGCACACCATCTACCTGCCCGACTGCCGGCCCCTGACCGTGCTGTGTGACATGGACGTGGACGGCGGGGGGTGGACC GTTTTCCAGCGAAGGAGTGACGGCTCCGTGGACTTCTACCGGGACTGGACCGCGTACAAGCAGGGCTTCGGCAGTCAGCTGGGAGAGTTCTGGCTGGGGAATGACAACATCCACGCCCTGACCGCCCAGG GAAGCAGCGAGCTCCGGGTAGACCTCATGGACTTTGAGGGCAACCACGAATTTGCCAAGTACCAGTCATTCAAGATGGCGGGTGAGGCAGAGAAGTACAAGCTGGTCCTGGGAGCCTTTGTCGAGGGCAGCGCAG GTGATTCCCTGACGTCCCACAACAACCACGCCTTCTCCACCAAAGACCAAGACAACGACAAAAATACTGCAAATTGTGCGGTGCAGTACCAGGGGGCCTGGTGGTATAACAACTGTCATGTGTCAAACCTGAACGGTCGCTACCTTGGGGGGCCCCACGAGAGCTTTGCAAACGGCATCAActggaggtcagggaaggggTACAACTACAGCTACAAGGTGTCGGAGATGAAGGTGCGGGCCACCTAG
- the FCN2 gene encoding ficolin-2 isoform X1: MEQRGVAMAIRPAVLAIAFLGAVASAPDTCPEVKLVGLEGSDKLSILRGCPGLPGPAGPKGEAGASGQKGERGSPGVPGKAGPAGPKGTKGDRGEKGAGGEKGEPGQLHSCATGPRTCKELLTRGHFLSGWHTIYLPDCRPLTVLCDMDVDGGGWTVFQRRSDGSVDFYRDWTAYKQGFGSQLGEFWLGNDNIHALTAQGSSELRVDLMDFEGNHEFAKYQSFKMAGEAEKYKLVLGAFVEGSAGDSLTSHNNHAFSTKDQDNDKNTANCAVQYQGAWWYNNCHVSNLNGRYLGGPHESFANGINWRSGKGYNYSYKVSEMKVRAT; encoded by the exons AGGTGAAGCTGGTGGGTCTGGAGGGCTCCGACAAGCTCTCCATCCTCCGAGGCTGCCCGGGGCTGCCCGGACCCGCAGGGCCCAAGGGAGAGGCAGGCGCCAGTGGACAGAAGG GGGAACGAGGTTCTCCCGGAGTCCCTGGGAAGGCAGGGCCGGCCGGGCCCAAAGGTACCAAAG GAGACCGAGGGGAAAAGGGCGCGGGCGGAGAGAAAG GAGAGCCGGGGCAGCTTCATTCCTGTGCCACAG GACCTCGGACCTGTAAGGAGCTGCTCACCAGGGGGCACTTTCTGAGTGGCTGGCACACCATCTACCTGCCCGACTGCCGGCCCCTGACCGTGCTGTGTGACATGGACGTGGACGGCGGGGGGTGGACC GTTTTCCAGCGAAGGAGTGACGGCTCCGTGGACTTCTACCGGGACTGGACCGCGTACAAGCAGGGCTTCGGCAGTCAGCTGGGAGAGTTCTGGCTGGGGAATGACAACATCCACGCCCTGACCGCCCAGG GAAGCAGCGAGCTCCGGGTAGACCTCATGGACTTTGAGGGCAACCACGAATTTGCCAAGTACCAGTCATTCAAGATGGCGGGTGAGGCAGAGAAGTACAAGCTGGTCCTGGGAGCCTTTGTCGAGGGCAGCGCAG GTGATTCCCTGACGTCCCACAACAACCACGCCTTCTCCACCAAAGACCAAGACAACGACAAAAATACTGCAAATTGTGCGGTGCAGTACCAGGGGGCCTGGTGGTATAACAACTGTCATGTGTCAAACCTGAACGGTCGCTACCTTGGGGGGCCCCACGAGAGCTTTGCAAACGGCATCAActggaggtcagggaaggggTACAACTACAGCTACAAGGTGTCGGAGATGAAGGTGCGGGCCACCTAG